Proteins co-encoded in one Bradyrhizobium sp. 170 genomic window:
- the tnpB gene encoding IS66 family insertion sequence element accessory protein TnpB (TnpB, as the term is used for proteins encoded by IS66 family insertion elements, is considered an accessory protein, since TnpC, encoded by a neighboring gene, is a DDE family transposase.) — MIAIPGNVRVWLATGHTDMRRGFPSLARLVQESLKRDPHAGDLYVFRGRRGDLIKIIWHDGQGACLFTKRLERGRFLWPSVADGVVTISVAQLSYLLSGIDWRMPQATWRPQASG, encoded by the coding sequence ATGATCGCCATACCAGGCAATGTGCGGGTGTGGCTTGCGACCGGCCATACCGATATGCGCCGCGGATTCCCGAGCCTGGCGCGTCTGGTTCAGGAGAGCTTGAAGCGTGATCCGCACGCTGGTGATCTCTACGTTTTTAGGGGTCGTCGCGGCGACCTGATCAAAATCATTTGGCATGACGGCCAGGGCGCGTGTCTGTTCACGAAAAGACTGGAGCGCGGCCGATTTTTGTGGCCATCGGTGGCGGACGGCGTTGTCACGATCAGTGTTGCACAACTATCCTATCTCCTGTCCGGAATTGACTGGCGAATGCCGCAGGCAACCTGGCGTCCGCAGGCTTCCGGATAA
- a CDS encoding restriction endonuclease: MFDTITGSIKKWLVGRFASAIKHTTRAEDRVLAIQWLSESRTVVASNLSPVDKFKRLNALISSRTAIVAIAKSVSEAVSNYRKSDLPLSMKIALPATLAAIPLVGGQAAGVAAFGGALGVPVLLLIFLGAAGITSIIEAVVTNPEARPHIAEIIDVIVQDERLRRASAQMKAAMKEQPMDPTRFAVPVEELALRKHLLGMDPFHFERHTMSFFEAAGFESWATRKSNDYGVDGFAIHPEGLMIVQCKRNSTDNKVGRPTIQQFKGVIEEHNALRGYVVTTSAFTEEATESAALSEKIVLVDMDNLVRWHAEAPAFL, translated from the coding sequence ATGTTCGATACAATCACAGGGAGCATCAAGAAATGGCTGGTTGGCCGGTTTGCGTCGGCTATAAAGCACACGACGCGGGCGGAAGATCGTGTGCTCGCGATACAATGGCTAAGCGAGTCGCGAACCGTTGTCGCGAGTAACCTAAGTCCTGTTGATAAATTCAAGAGACTGAACGCGCTTATTAGTTCACGAACCGCCATTGTGGCGATTGCGAAAAGCGTTTCTGAAGCCGTCTCGAACTACCGGAAGTCTGACCTTCCGCTGTCGATGAAGATCGCTCTCCCCGCGACGTTAGCTGCTATTCCATTGGTTGGCGGACAGGCTGCCGGTGTCGCAGCGTTTGGCGGTGCTCTTGGGGTTCCGGTGCTGTTGCTGATCTTTCTCGGTGCGGCGGGCATCACTTCAATAATCGAGGCTGTTGTAACGAACCCTGAGGCGCGGCCTCATATCGCCGAGATCATTGACGTCATAGTCCAAGACGAACGGTTGCGCCGCGCTAGCGCGCAAATGAAGGCTGCGATGAAAGAACAGCCGATGGACCCCACCCGTTTTGCCGTCCCGGTGGAGGAGTTGGCCCTTCGGAAACATCTGCTCGGCATGGACCCTTTCCATTTCGAGCGCCACACCATGAGCTTCTTCGAAGCTGCGGGCTTTGAGTCGTGGGCGACGCGGAAATCAAATGACTATGGCGTTGATGGCTTTGCCATCCACCCTGAAGGTTTGATGATCGTACAATGCAAGCGAAATTCGACTGACAATAAGGTCGGTCGACCCACTATCCAGCAATTCAAGGGCGTCATTGAGGAACATAACGCCCTGCGCGGTTACGTCGTCACGACATCCGCTTTTACGGAGGAGGCGACAGAGTCCGCCGCGCTTTCGGAGAAAATCGTTTTGGTTGATATGGATAATCTTGTGCGATGGCACGCTGAGGCTCCAGCATTTTTATGA
- a CDS encoding nodulate formation efficiency C protein gives MHTRKSLTMMIVTGLFVLAAMMAQAAEPTLVAKVKKDWRAQDGETAEQIFAKVSKVAHFVPRGWEVAKTGSGDEVVVFSWAKHSSEKTGDEYTITWEVASDGTMTLGPPYAKPMELGWQAFALSLVASEVSEEEKNPNLRFLHDLSNFNFVTTAQGKLGDLLKRGRCAITNDPVHVTYLPPTFKVPETGDLWAVHLQVDCDIPGPAYFTRGGVVLFDRRGKEDWKPASVFARRIANHPPGSWFDRPEP, from the coding sequence ATGCACACCCGCAAGTCATTGACGATGATGATTGTGACAGGCCTGTTCGTGCTCGCTGCGATGATGGCCCAAGCGGCTGAGCCAACGCTTGTCGCTAAGGTAAAGAAGGACTGGCGAGCGCAGGACGGCGAGACCGCCGAACAAATCTTCGCCAAGGTCTCGAAGGTAGCGCACTTCGTTCCGAGAGGGTGGGAAGTCGCCAAGACTGGCAGCGGTGACGAGGTCGTAGTGTTCTCATGGGCCAAACACAGCAGCGAAAAAACAGGGGATGAATATACGATCACCTGGGAAGTCGCATCGGATGGGACGATGACACTTGGGCCACCCTATGCAAAACCGATGGAGCTGGGCTGGCAGGCATTCGCTCTATCGCTCGTTGCGAGTGAGGTCAGCGAGGAAGAGAAGAACCCAAATCTTCGTTTCCTGCATGATCTATCCAACTTCAATTTCGTCACGACGGCGCAGGGGAAGCTTGGCGATCTACTTAAGCGCGGCCGATGCGCTATCACCAACGATCCGGTCCACGTGACCTATTTGCCGCCAACCTTCAAGGTTCCCGAGACCGGAGACCTATGGGCGGTCCACTTGCAGGTGGACTGCGATATTCCCGGACCTGCCTATTTCACCAGAGGAGGAGTCGTTCTATTCGACAGGCGCGGAAAGGAAGACTGGAAGCCCGCTTCAGTTTTCGCCCGTCGAATAGCCAATCATCCACCGGGCTCATGGTTTGATCGACCTGAGCCTTAA
- a CDS encoding rhomboid family intramembrane serine protease — MVFAFGDDLHRKSWPLATWLICCLATSSLVATTLMPELRQPLIFLFGFIPLEFSIHPALNFYRFVTAEFIHQNLTHLVGNLLFLFAFGRAVEGLVGSTVFAAAFVGLGALGFLGSWLINPASAVPIIGNSGAVSFLLGGYVLIFPKAKIRLLPFLRRPYLRAWFFAAMWLLLQMVDVVSVGEAGSGIAYWTHFAGFVIGLVAAACWREFALDTERIISEIRGASS; from the coding sequence ATGGTCTTTGCATTCGGGGATGATCTACACCGAAAGAGTTGGCCGTTGGCAACTTGGCTCATCTGTTGTTTGGCTACTTCAAGTCTTGTAGCCACGACTTTAATGCCGGAGTTGCGACAACCGTTGATCTTCTTGTTTGGATTCATCCCCTTGGAATTCTCAATTCACCCTGCCTTGAACTTCTACAGATTTGTCACCGCTGAATTTATCCACCAGAATCTAACGCACCTCGTGGGAAACTTGCTTTTCCTATTTGCCTTCGGCAGAGCGGTCGAAGGGCTAGTTGGCTCAACCGTTTTCGCCGCAGCATTCGTCGGCTTAGGCGCATTGGGTTTTCTCGGGTCATGGCTGATCAACCCCGCTTCTGCCGTTCCAATCATTGGCAATTCGGGGGCTGTTTCCTTTCTTCTCGGAGGTTATGTTTTAATTTTCCCGAAAGCGAAGATCAGACTGCTCCCCTTTCTTCGACGGCCTTATCTTAGAGCGTGGTTTTTTGCCGCGATGTGGCTTCTACTGCAGATGGTTGATGTCGTCAGTGTCGGAGAAGCGGGCAGCGGGATCGCCTATTGGACCCATTTTGCCGGTTTCGTTATTGGCCTTGTTGCTGCAGCCTGCTGGCGCGAGTTTGCCCTAGATACAGAGCGCATCATTTCCGAGATCAGAGGGGCGTCGTCGTGA
- a CDS encoding transposase: MRVEVLGGLERRRRWSQDDKARIVEETLVPGAKVTDVARRNGVAASVVFTWRRQARTVEKVGTCFAPVQIALAVEPSAEEAKPLSKDDRRLQPVPAARNGLIEIDLGNRRRIRVDAQVDPEALARVLDVLERR; encoded by the coding sequence ATGCGGGTCGAGGTTTTAGGCGGGTTGGAGAGGCGGCGGCGCTGGTCGCAGGATGACAAGGCGCGGATCGTCGAGGAAACGCTGGTACCGGGCGCCAAGGTGACAGATGTTGCGCGCCGCAACGGTGTCGCGGCCAGCGTCGTGTTCACCTGGCGCCGCCAGGCCCGGACGGTCGAGAAGGTCGGGACGTGTTTTGCGCCGGTGCAGATTGCCTTGGCGGTGGAGCCGAGCGCGGAAGAAGCGAAGCCGCTATCCAAGGATGACCGGCGGTTGCAGCCCGTGCCGGCCGCCCGGAACGGATTGATCGAGATCGATCTTGGCAACCGGCGACGCATCCGGGTGGATGCACAGGTTGACCCCGAGGCGCTGGCGCGGGTCCTCGACGTGCTTGAGCGCCGATGA